Proteins encoded by one window of Mustela erminea isolate mMusErm1 chromosome 5, mMusErm1.Pri, whole genome shotgun sequence:
- the LOC116591147 gene encoding polyadenylate-binding protein 2 isoform X3, with the protein MEEEAEKLKELQNEVEKQMNMSPPPGNAGPVIMSIEEKMEADARSIYVGNVDYGATAEELEAHFHGCGSVNRVTILCDKFSGHPKGFAYIEFSDKESVRTSLALDESLFRGRQIKVIPKRTNRPGISTTDRGFPRARYRARTTNYNSSRSRFYSGFNSRPRGRVYRGRARATSWYSPY; encoded by the exons ATGGAGGAAGAAGCTGAGAAGCTAAAGGAGCTACAGAACGAGGTAGAGAAACAGATGAATATGAGTCCACCTCCAGGCAATG ctgGCCCAGTGATCATGTCCATTGAAGAGAAGATGGAGGCTGATGCCCGTTCCATCTATGTTGGCAAT GTGGACTATGGTGCAACAGCAGAAGAGCTGGAAGCACACTTTCATGGCTGTGGTTCAGTCAACCGTGTTACCATACTCTGTGACAAATTTAGTGGCCATCCTAAAGG gtttgcATATATAGAGTTCTCAGACAAAGAGTCAGTGAGGACTTCTTTGGCCTTAGATGAGTCCCTATTTAGAGGAAGACAGATCAAG GTGATCCCAAAACGAACCAACAGACCAGGCATCAGCACAACAGACCGGGGTTTCCCACGAGCCCGATACCGTGCCCGGACCACCAACTACAACAGTTCCCGCTCTCGATTCTACAGTGGTTTTAACAGCAGGCCCCGGGGTCGCGTCTACAG gGGCCGGGCTAGAGCGACATCATGGTATTCCCCTTACTAA
- the EFS gene encoding embryonal Fyn-associated substrate isoform X2 has product MAIATSAQLARALYDNTAESPQELSFRRGDVLRVLQREGAGGLDGWCLCSLHGQQGIVPANRVKLLPAGPAPQPGSPSPAPEHSNEDQEIYVVPPPARPCPTIGPQAGPCLPSPDPIYKVPRGSGTQTATPGDTLEVYDVPPTALRVPSSGPYDSPASFSRPLAQGALQPPGEDEAPYDVPLAPKLPSELEADLEWEGGREPEPPLYAAPSNLKRASALLNLYEAPEELLADGEGGGTDEGIYDVPLLGPEAPPSPEPPGASASNDLDALALLLARSPPLPHRPRLPSAESLSRRPLPALPVPEAPSPSPAPSPAPGRKGSIQDRPLPPPPPRLPGYGGPKVEEDPEGREVEDDPAGPHNEYEGIPMAEEYDYVHLKGMEKAQGCRPLDKACPGDPELLERGLPEQQEAPCPEEPLDLPTGDLQLLHFYAGQCQSHYSALQAAVAALTSSTQANQPPRLFVPHGKRVVVAAHRLVFVGDTLGRLAASAPLRAQVGAAGTALGQALRATVLAVKGAALGYPSHPAAQEMAQCVAALAGQALQFTTLLSSLAP; this is encoded by the exons ATGGCCATAGCCACGTCG GCCCAGCTGGCCCGGGCACTGTACGACAACACCGCTGAGTCCCCCCAGGAGCTATCCTTCCGCCGAGGGGATGTCCTCCGGGTCCTGCAAAGGGAGGGCGCTGGTGGCCTGGATGGCTGGTGCCTCTGCTCGCTGCATGGCCAGCAGGGCATTGTGCCCGCCAACAGAGTGAAGCTCCTTCCTGCCGGCCCAgcac cCCAGCCTGGCTCaccatctccagccccagagcacAGCAATGAGGACCAGGAG ATATATGTGGTACCACCCCCAGCTCGGCCCTGTCCTACCATAGGACCTCAGGCCGgaccctgcctgccctcccccgaTCCCATCTACAAGGTCCCCAGAGGGAGTGGGACCCAGACGGCCACCCCTGGAGACACCCTGGAG GTCTATGACGTGCCCCCCACGGCCCTCCGAGTTCCCTCCAGTGGTCCCTACGACTCCCCTGCCTCCTTCAGCCGCCCTCTGGCCCAGGGTGCCCTGCAGCCCCCTGGAGAGGATGAAGCTCCCTACGATGTCCCTTTGGCCCCAAAGCTGCCATCAGAGCTGGAAGCAGATCTGGAATGGGAAGGGGGCCGGGAACCCGAGCCCCCCCTCTACGCTGCCCCCTCCAACCTGAAACGGGCCTCAGCCTTGCTCAACCTGTACGAAGCGCCGGAGGAACTGCTAGCAGATGGGGAAGGTGGAGGCACTGATGAGGGCATCTACGATGTGCCCCTGCTGGGACCAGAGGCGCCTCCTTCTCCAGAGCCCCCAGGAGCCTCGGCCTCCAATGACCTGGACGCTTTGGCCCTGCTTCTAGCCAGAAGCCCCCCACTCCCACACAGGCCCCGCTTGCCCTCAGCTGAGAGCCTGTCTCGCCGCCCTTTGCCTGCCCTGCCTGTCCCTGAggcccccagcccttcccccgctccctctcctgctccaggCCGGAAAGGCAGCATTCAGGACCgacctctacccccacccccaccccgcctgccggGCTATGGGGGCCCCAAGGTTGAGGAGGATCCAGAGGGCAGGGAGGTAGAGGACGATCCAGCAGGACCCCACAATGAATATGAGGGCATCCCAATGGCTGAAGAGTACGACTATGTCCACCTGAAG GGCATGGAGAAAGCTCAGGGATGTAGGCCCCTGGATAAAGCCTGCCCAGGGGATCCTGAACTGCTGGAGAGGGGGCTTCCGGAGCAGCAG GAGGCCCCATGCCCGGAGGAGCCACTGGATCTGCCCACTGGAGACCTGCAGCTCCTGCACTTCTACGCAGGCCAGTGCCAGAGCCACTACTCAGCCCTGCAGGCTGCAGTGGCGGCCCTCACATCCAGCACCCAGGCCAACCAGCCCCCACGCCTCTTCGTGCCCCACGGCAAACGGGTGGTGGTGGCTGCTCACCGCCTGGTGTTTGTTGGGGACACTCTGGGCCGGCTGGCAGCCTCCGCTCCTCTGCGAGCCCAGGTTGGGGCTGCAGGGACAGCACTGGGCCAGGCACTGCGGGCCACCGTCCTGGCTGTCAAGGGGGCTGCCCTGGGCTACCCATCCCACCCTGCGGCCCAAGAGATGGCGCAGTGTGTGGCGGCACTGGCAGGGCAGGCCTTGCAGTTCACCACTCTGCTCTCCAGCCTGGCCCCCTGA
- the IL25 gene encoding interleukin-25 isoform X1: MNQVIVFLVMAMGTHSLNFRIRKDCAHWPSCCTGKRQDPTHEWLKGNTVLKFPREATGFTHHPESCRASEDGPLNSRSISPWRYELDRDLNRLPQDLYHARCLCRHCVSLQTGSHMDPLGNSELLYHNQTVFYRRPCPGEQGTQDGYCLEQRLYQVSLACVCVRPRVTS, encoded by the exons ATGAACCAG GTGATCGTGTTCTTGGTCATGGCCATGGGAACCCACAGCCTCAATTTTCGCATCCGGAAGGACTGCGCCCACTGGCCCAGCTGCTGCACCGGCAAAAGGCAGGACCCCACTCACGAGTGGCTGAAGGGGAACACTGTGCTCAAGTTCCCCCGAGAGGCCACGGGCTTCACCCACCACCCAGAATCCTGCAGGGCCAGTGAAGATGGACCTCTCAACAGCAGGTCTATCTCTCCCTGGAGATATGA GTTGGACCGGGACTTGAACCGGCTCCCCCAGGACCTGTACCACGCCCGCTGCCTGTGTCGACACTGTGTCAGCCTCCAGACGGGCTCCCACATGGACCCCCTGGGCAACTCAGAGTTGCTCTACCACAACCAGACCGTCTTCTACCGGAGGCCGTGTCCCGGCGAGCAAGGCACCCAGGATGGCTACTGCCTGGAGCAGCGGCTCTATCAGGTCTCcttggcttgtgtgtgtgtgcggccTCGAGTGACGTCCTAG
- the EFS gene encoding embryonal Fyn-associated substrate isoform X1, with amino-acid sequence MAIATSAQLARALYDNTAESPQELSFRRGDVLRVLQREGAGGLDGWCLCSLHGQQGIVPANRVKLLPAGPAPQPSLTQEPPAQPGSPSPAPEHSNEDQEIYVVPPPARPCPTIGPQAGPCLPSPDPIYKVPRGSGTQTATPGDTLEVYDVPPTALRVPSSGPYDSPASFSRPLAQGALQPPGEDEAPYDVPLAPKLPSELEADLEWEGGREPEPPLYAAPSNLKRASALLNLYEAPEELLADGEGGGTDEGIYDVPLLGPEAPPSPEPPGASASNDLDALALLLARSPPLPHRPRLPSAESLSRRPLPALPVPEAPSPSPAPSPAPGRKGSIQDRPLPPPPPRLPGYGGPKVEEDPEGREVEDDPAGPHNEYEGIPMAEEYDYVHLKGMEKAQGCRPLDKACPGDPELLERGLPEQQEAPCPEEPLDLPTGDLQLLHFYAGQCQSHYSALQAAVAALTSSTQANQPPRLFVPHGKRVVVAAHRLVFVGDTLGRLAASAPLRAQVGAAGTALGQALRATVLAVKGAALGYPSHPAAQEMAQCVAALAGQALQFTTLLSSLAP; translated from the exons ATGGCCATAGCCACGTCG GCCCAGCTGGCCCGGGCACTGTACGACAACACCGCTGAGTCCCCCCAGGAGCTATCCTTCCGCCGAGGGGATGTCCTCCGGGTCCTGCAAAGGGAGGGCGCTGGTGGCCTGGATGGCTGGTGCCTCTGCTCGCTGCATGGCCAGCAGGGCATTGTGCCCGCCAACAGAGTGAAGCTCCTTCCTGCCGGCCCAgcaccccagcccagcctcacccaggagccccccgcCCAGCCTGGCTCaccatctccagccccagagcacAGCAATGAGGACCAGGAG ATATATGTGGTACCACCCCCAGCTCGGCCCTGTCCTACCATAGGACCTCAGGCCGgaccctgcctgccctcccccgaTCCCATCTACAAGGTCCCCAGAGGGAGTGGGACCCAGACGGCCACCCCTGGAGACACCCTGGAG GTCTATGACGTGCCCCCCACGGCCCTCCGAGTTCCCTCCAGTGGTCCCTACGACTCCCCTGCCTCCTTCAGCCGCCCTCTGGCCCAGGGTGCCCTGCAGCCCCCTGGAGAGGATGAAGCTCCCTACGATGTCCCTTTGGCCCCAAAGCTGCCATCAGAGCTGGAAGCAGATCTGGAATGGGAAGGGGGCCGGGAACCCGAGCCCCCCCTCTACGCTGCCCCCTCCAACCTGAAACGGGCCTCAGCCTTGCTCAACCTGTACGAAGCGCCGGAGGAACTGCTAGCAGATGGGGAAGGTGGAGGCACTGATGAGGGCATCTACGATGTGCCCCTGCTGGGACCAGAGGCGCCTCCTTCTCCAGAGCCCCCAGGAGCCTCGGCCTCCAATGACCTGGACGCTTTGGCCCTGCTTCTAGCCAGAAGCCCCCCACTCCCACACAGGCCCCGCTTGCCCTCAGCTGAGAGCCTGTCTCGCCGCCCTTTGCCTGCCCTGCCTGTCCCTGAggcccccagcccttcccccgctccctctcctgctccaggCCGGAAAGGCAGCATTCAGGACCgacctctacccccacccccaccccgcctgccggGCTATGGGGGCCCCAAGGTTGAGGAGGATCCAGAGGGCAGGGAGGTAGAGGACGATCCAGCAGGACCCCACAATGAATATGAGGGCATCCCAATGGCTGAAGAGTACGACTATGTCCACCTGAAG GGCATGGAGAAAGCTCAGGGATGTAGGCCCCTGGATAAAGCCTGCCCAGGGGATCCTGAACTGCTGGAGAGGGGGCTTCCGGAGCAGCAG GAGGCCCCATGCCCGGAGGAGCCACTGGATCTGCCCACTGGAGACCTGCAGCTCCTGCACTTCTACGCAGGCCAGTGCCAGAGCCACTACTCAGCCCTGCAGGCTGCAGTGGCGGCCCTCACATCCAGCACCCAGGCCAACCAGCCCCCACGCCTCTTCGTGCCCCACGGCAAACGGGTGGTGGTGGCTGCTCACCGCCTGGTGTTTGTTGGGGACACTCTGGGCCGGCTGGCAGCCTCCGCTCCTCTGCGAGCCCAGGTTGGGGCTGCAGGGACAGCACTGGGCCAGGCACTGCGGGCCACCGTCCTGGCTGTCAAGGGGGCTGCCCTGGGCTACCCATCCCACCCTGCGGCCCAAGAGATGGCGCAGTGTGTGGCGGCACTGGCAGGGCAGGCCTTGCAGTTCACCACTCTGCTCTCCAGCCTGGCCCCCTGA
- the IL25 gene encoding interleukin-25 isoform X2 — protein sequence MNQVIVFLVMAMGTHSLNFRIRKDCAHWPSCCTGKRQDPTHEWLKGNTVLKFPREATGFTHHPESCRASEDGPLNSRLDRDLNRLPQDLYHARCLCRHCVSLQTGSHMDPLGNSELLYHNQTVFYRRPCPGEQGTQDGYCLEQRLYQVSLACVCVRPRVTS from the exons ATGAACCAG GTGATCGTGTTCTTGGTCATGGCCATGGGAACCCACAGCCTCAATTTTCGCATCCGGAAGGACTGCGCCCACTGGCCCAGCTGCTGCACCGGCAAAAGGCAGGACCCCACTCACGAGTGGCTGAAGGGGAACACTGTGCTCAAGTTCCCCCGAGAGGCCACGGGCTTCACCCACCACCCAGAATCCTGCAGGGCCAGTGAAGATGGACCTCTCAACAGCAG GTTGGACCGGGACTTGAACCGGCTCCCCCAGGACCTGTACCACGCCCGCTGCCTGTGTCGACACTGTGTCAGCCTCCAGACGGGCTCCCACATGGACCCCCTGGGCAACTCAGAGTTGCTCTACCACAACCAGACCGTCTTCTACCGGAGGCCGTGTCCCGGCGAGCAAGGCACCCAGGATGGCTACTGCCTGGAGCAGCGGCTCTATCAGGTCTCcttggcttgtgtgtgtgtgcggccTCGAGTGACGTCCTAG
- the SLC22A17 gene encoding solute carrier family 22 member 17 isoform X1 produces MGSSLSLAVPPGPLSFEALLAQVGALGGGQQLQLGLCCLPVLFVALGMASDPIFTLAPPLHCHYGGFAPNASGWEQPPNASGVSVASAALAASAASRVATSTDPSCSGFAPPDFNHCLKDWDYNGLPVLTTNAIGQWDLVCDLGWQVILEQILFILGFASGYLFLGYPADRFGRRGIVLLTLGLVGPCGVGGAAAGSSTGVMALRFLLGFLLAGVDLGVYLMRLELCDPTQRLRVALAGELVGVGGHFLFLGLALVSKDWRFLQRMITAPCILFLFYGWPGLFLESARWLIVKRQIEEAQSVLRILAERNRPHGQMLGEEAQEALQDLENTCPLPATSSFSFASLLNYRNIWKNLLILGFTNFIAHAIRHCYQPVGGGGSPSDFYLCSLLASGTAALACVFLGVTVDRFGRRGILLLSMTLTGIASLVLLGLWDYLNEAAITTFSVLGLFSSQAAAILSTLLAAEVIPTTVRGRGLGLIMALGALGGLSGPAQRLHMGHGAFLQHVVLAACALLCILSIMLLPETKRKLLPEVLRDGELCRRPSLLRQPPPNRCDHVPLLATPNPAL; encoded by the exons ATGGGCAGCAGCCTGTCGCTGGCCGTGCCCCCCGGCCCCCTCAGCTTTGAAGCGCTGCTCGCCCAGGTGGGGGCGCTGGGCGGCGGCCAGCAGCTGCAGCTTGGCCTCTGCTGCCTGCCCGTGCTCTTCGTGGCGCTGGGCATGGCCTCGGACCCCATCTTTACCCTGGCACCCCCACTGCATTGCCACTATGGGGGCTTTGCCCCCAACGCGTCTGGCTGGGAGCAGCCCCCCAACGCTAGCGGCGTCAGCGTCGCCAGCGCAGCCCTAGCAGCCAGCGCCGCTAGCCGCGTCGCCACCAGTACGGACCCCTCGTGCAGCGGCTTTGCCCCGCCGGACTTCAACCATTGTCTCAAGGACTGGGACTATAATGGGTTGCCAGTGCTCACCACCAACGCCATCGGCCAG TGGGATCTAGTGTGTGACCTGGGCTGGCAGGTGATCCTGGAGCAGATCCTCTTCATCTTGGGCTTTGCCTCTGGCTACCTGTTCCTGGGCTACCCGGCGGACAG GTTTGGACGTCGAGGGATTGTGCTGCTGACCTTGGGGCTGGTGGGCCCCTGTGGAGTGGGAGGGGCTGCTGCAGGCTCCTCCACAGGTGTCATGGCCCTCCGATTCCTCCTGGGCTTTCTGCTTGCCGGAGTTGACCTTGGTGTCTACCTGATGC GCCTGGAGCTGTGCGACCCAACCCAGAGGCTTCGGGTGGCCCTGGCAGgggagttggtgggggtgggggggcacttcCTGTTCCTGGGCCTGGCCCTTGTCTCTAAGGACTGGCGATTTCTGCAACGAATGATCACCGCTCCTTGCATCCTCTTCCTGTTTTATGG CTGGCCTGGTCTGTTTCTGGAGTCTGCAAGGTGGCTAATAGTGAAGCGACAGATTGAGGAGGCCCAATCCGTGCTGAGGATCCTGGCTGAGCGGAACCGGCCCCATGGGCAGATGCTGGGAGAAGAGGCCCAGGAGGCCCTGCAGG accTGGAGAACACTTGCCCTCTCCCTGCaacatcttccttttccttcgCTTCCCTCCTCAACTACCGCAACATCTGGAAAAATCTGCTTATCCTGGGCTTCACCAA CTTTATTGCCCACGCCATTCGCCACTGCTACCAgcctgtgggaggaggagggagcccaTCTGACTTCTACCTGTGCTCCCTGCTAGCCAGTGGCACAGCAGCCCTGGCCTGCGTTTTCCTGGGAGTCACCGTGGATCGATTCGGCCGGCGGGGCATCCTGCTGCTCTCGATGACCCTCACTGGCATTGCGTCCCTGGTCCTGCTGGGCCTGTGGGATT ATCTAAACGAGGCTGCCATCACCACCTTCTCTGTCCTTGGTCTCTTCTCTTCCCAAGCTGCTGCCATCCTCAGCACTCTCCTCGCTGCTGAAGTCATCCCTACCACTGTCCG gGGCCGAGGCCTGGGCCTGATCATGGCActgggggctctgggagggcTGAGTGGCCCAGCTCAGCGCCTCCACATGGGCCATGGAGCCTTCCTGCAGCACGTGGTGCTGGCAGCCTGTGCCCTCCTCTGCATCCTCAGCATCATGCTTCTGCCGGAGACCAAGCGCAAGCTCCTGCCCGAGGTGCTCCGGGATGGGGAGCTGTGCCGCCGGCCTTCCCTGCTGCGGCAGCCACCCCCTAACCGCTGTGACCATGTCCCACTGCTtgccacccccaaccctgccctctGA
- the LOC116591147 gene encoding polyadenylate-binding protein 2 isoform X1, giving the protein MAAAAAAAAAAGAAGGRGSGPGRRRHLVPGAGGEAGEGAPGGAGDYGNGLESEELEPEELLLEPEPEPEPEEEPPRPRAPPGAPGPGPGSGAPGSQEEEEEPGLVEGDPGDGAIEDPELEAIKARVREMEEEAEKLKELQNEVEKQMNMSPPPGNAGPVIMSIEEKMEADARSIYVGNVDYGATAEELEAHFHGCGSVNRVTILCDKFSGHPKGFAYIEFSDKESVRTSLALDESLFRGRQIKVIPKRTNRPGISTTDRGFPRARYRARTTNYNSSRSRFYSGFNSRPRGRVYRGRARATSWYSPY; this is encoded by the exons atggcggcggcggcggcggcggcagcagcagcgggGGCTGCGGGCGGTCGGGGCTCCGGGCCGGGGCGGCGGCGCCATCTTGTGCCCGGGGCCGGTGgggaggccggggagggggcCCCGGGGGGCGCAGGGGACTACGGGAACGGCCTGGAGTCTGAGGAACTGGAGCCTGAGGAGCTGCTGCTGGAGCCCGAGCCGGAGCCCGAGCCCGAAGAGGAgccgccccggccccgcgccccccCGGGAGCTCCGGGCCCTGGGCCTGGCTCGGGAGCCCCCGgcagccaggaggaggaggaggagccgggaCTGGTCGAGGGTGACCCGGGGGACGGCGCCATTGAGGACCCG GAGCTGGAAGCGATCAAAGCTCGAGTCAGGGAGATGGAGGAAGAAGCTGAGAAGCTAAAGGAGCTACAGAACGAGGTAGAGAAACAGATGAATATGAGTCCACCTCCAGGCAATG ctgGCCCAGTGATCATGTCCATTGAAGAGAAGATGGAGGCTGATGCCCGTTCCATCTATGTTGGCAAT GTGGACTATGGTGCAACAGCAGAAGAGCTGGAAGCACACTTTCATGGCTGTGGTTCAGTCAACCGTGTTACCATACTCTGTGACAAATTTAGTGGCCATCCTAAAGG gtttgcATATATAGAGTTCTCAGACAAAGAGTCAGTGAGGACTTCTTTGGCCTTAGATGAGTCCCTATTTAGAGGAAGACAGATCAAG GTGATCCCAAAACGAACCAACAGACCAGGCATCAGCACAACAGACCGGGGTTTCCCACGAGCCCGATACCGTGCCCGGACCACCAACTACAACAGTTCCCGCTCTCGATTCTACAGTGGTTTTAACAGCAGGCCCCGGGGTCGCGTCTACAG gGGCCGGGCTAGAGCGACATCATGGTATTCCCCTTACTAA
- the SLC22A17 gene encoding solute carrier family 22 member 17 isoform X2, with translation MGSSLSLAVPPGPLSFEALLAQVGALGGGQQLQLGLCCLPVLFVALGMASDPIFTLAPPLHCHYGGFAPNASGWEQPPNASGVSVASAALAASAASRVATSTDPSCSGFAPPDFNHCLKDWDYNGLPVLTTNAIGQWDLVCDLGWQVILEQILFILGFASGYLFLGYPADRFGRRGIVLLTLGLVGPCGVGGAAAGSSTGVMALRFLLGFLLAGVDLGVYLMRLELCDPTQRLRVALAGELVGVGGHFLFLGLALVSKDWRFLQRMITAPCILFLFYGWPGLFLESARWLIVKRQIEEAQSVLRILAERNRPHGQMLGEEAQEALQDLNEAAITTFSVLGLFSSQAAAILSTLLAAEVIPTTVRGRGLGLIMALGALGGLSGPAQRLHMGHGAFLQHVVLAACALLCILSIMLLPETKRKLLPEVLRDGELCRRPSLLRQPPPNRCDHVPLLATPNPAL, from the exons ATGGGCAGCAGCCTGTCGCTGGCCGTGCCCCCCGGCCCCCTCAGCTTTGAAGCGCTGCTCGCCCAGGTGGGGGCGCTGGGCGGCGGCCAGCAGCTGCAGCTTGGCCTCTGCTGCCTGCCCGTGCTCTTCGTGGCGCTGGGCATGGCCTCGGACCCCATCTTTACCCTGGCACCCCCACTGCATTGCCACTATGGGGGCTTTGCCCCCAACGCGTCTGGCTGGGAGCAGCCCCCCAACGCTAGCGGCGTCAGCGTCGCCAGCGCAGCCCTAGCAGCCAGCGCCGCTAGCCGCGTCGCCACCAGTACGGACCCCTCGTGCAGCGGCTTTGCCCCGCCGGACTTCAACCATTGTCTCAAGGACTGGGACTATAATGGGTTGCCAGTGCTCACCACCAACGCCATCGGCCAG TGGGATCTAGTGTGTGACCTGGGCTGGCAGGTGATCCTGGAGCAGATCCTCTTCATCTTGGGCTTTGCCTCTGGCTACCTGTTCCTGGGCTACCCGGCGGACAG GTTTGGACGTCGAGGGATTGTGCTGCTGACCTTGGGGCTGGTGGGCCCCTGTGGAGTGGGAGGGGCTGCTGCAGGCTCCTCCACAGGTGTCATGGCCCTCCGATTCCTCCTGGGCTTTCTGCTTGCCGGAGTTGACCTTGGTGTCTACCTGATGC GCCTGGAGCTGTGCGACCCAACCCAGAGGCTTCGGGTGGCCCTGGCAGgggagttggtgggggtgggggggcacttcCTGTTCCTGGGCCTGGCCCTTGTCTCTAAGGACTGGCGATTTCTGCAACGAATGATCACCGCTCCTTGCATCCTCTTCCTGTTTTATGG CTGGCCTGGTCTGTTTCTGGAGTCTGCAAGGTGGCTAATAGTGAAGCGACAGATTGAGGAGGCCCAATCCGTGCTGAGGATCCTGGCTGAGCGGAACCGGCCCCATGGGCAGATGCTGGGAGAAGAGGCCCAGGAGGCCCTGCAGG ATCTAAACGAGGCTGCCATCACCACCTTCTCTGTCCTTGGTCTCTTCTCTTCCCAAGCTGCTGCCATCCTCAGCACTCTCCTCGCTGCTGAAGTCATCCCTACCACTGTCCG gGGCCGAGGCCTGGGCCTGATCATGGCActgggggctctgggagggcTGAGTGGCCCAGCTCAGCGCCTCCACATGGGCCATGGAGCCTTCCTGCAGCACGTGGTGCTGGCAGCCTGTGCCCTCCTCTGCATCCTCAGCATCATGCTTCTGCCGGAGACCAAGCGCAAGCTCCTGCCCGAGGTGCTCCGGGATGGGGAGCTGTGCCGCCGGCCTTCCCTGCTGCGGCAGCCACCCCCTAACCGCTGTGACCATGTCCCACTGCTtgccacccccaaccctgccctctGA